A segment of the Erythrobacter sp. F6033 genome:
CCATGCCCCGGATAAAGCTCTGGTCGAGCTTCAATTCGTGAGCGGGGAAATCCTGCAGATAGTTGAGCGTGGCTTGGCCGGTTCCATAATCATCAATCGAGATCCGCGCACCAGCGGCGCGAAGCCGCTCGATAGCATTGCGGGCCTTAACCGAGTCAACCAAAGGCGCGCTTTCAGTGATTTCTAATGTAATTGATCCATCATGCTGATTATTAATTGTTTTTAGCTTACTTTCAGCTTCGTCGAGGAAGTCATCATCGCTCAGCAATTGAGCTGATATGTTGACAGCGATATTGAGGGCAAAACCATTCGCACAAGCGGCGTCGAGTTTGCTCATGGCCTCGCCCATAACAAACACGGTCAGCTCTTTGATACGGTGCTTGGTTTCCAAGAGCGGAATAAACTCTGCGGGTGAAATACGGCCGAGTTTGGGGCTGTCCCAGCGGACCAAACACTCTGCTGAGCTTATCAAGTTGTCATTCAATCTGAGCTTGGGCTGATAAACAACCGAAATTGAACCATTTTCAAGCGCGTCATCCAATTCACCAAGCAGCCTTTGGCGGAATTGGGCGCTTTCGTGGATGGTCTCTGTATTTGATGACCACACTACATCGCGTTTGCGGGCATCAGCCGACGCATGGAGTGCACCTTCGATTGATGTGTCGGTCCATCCGAAGTTTGCGCTGATCCGAAAGCGTTCGTTCTCAACTTCAATCGGGGATGTGAAGAGCGCGCGTGCACTGGCGAAGATGTTATCGGGATCAGTGATCGCCCCGCTTGTTACCAGCCAACCAAAGATGCCGCTATCAATGCGATAGACCTTTGCATCGCCAGCCAGCAATTCAAGCCGCTTCACGATTTGTCGGTCCAATTGAGCGATGTTCTCGGTTCCAAGCACGGTCATGACGTCGACGAAATCGGCGATCCGGGCGACGGCAATATGTGCAGTGGGGTGCCGTTTAAGTGCGCCTGCCATAGCTGCAGCGTTGCCGATTCCGGATGCCGTATCGGTCATGCGTTCGGCCCGCAGGTTGGCAGCGGCATTCAAAGTGCGGTGCATGAATACAAACGCACCGAGGAAAAGGATCGAGCCGGAAAGCGGGATGTAAATCATCGATGCCTGATCGAGCATAAGAGCAGTGCCGATCAATCCGATTGCACAAGCCGTCGCCAATTGTGTTGGTTTGGACCAAGCCTTGTTTGAACGAGAGGCCCAAATCAATGCCGCCGCGATCATAGTAAAAACGAGGGCGAGCGTTAGGCCAGTTGATAGATCTCCGCGACTTCGATCCTGTAAGAGGGTCTCTGCTGCTTGAGCCTGAATGACCACCCCTGGCTTTACCCCGAACAATGCGGTCGGGTAGCGATCGCCAAGCTCAATCGCGGTGGCACCAAAGACGAACCGTTTCCCTTGGACATCTTCGCGTGCAACGCGGCCTTCCAAAAGGTCGATGAACGACACCCGCGGGATAGTTTCGACGTCGATCGCCTGATCAATGCGGAAAAATTCACCAACCGCGCCGGCTTTCTTTGCCAACATGTTGGGCAGAGATGGGCGCGGCATATCGCTCGTGGTGACGCCGTTGGGGTAGAATGTGATGTGGCCATCGGCGCTCGGGAAAACATTGACCGACGCAAGGAAGGCATGTTCGCGGAATTCCGGTATCGGCAAAGCTTCCGAATAGACTTCGCCGTCTGCAGTTTGATTGACCTGCCGAAATGTCGGCAGGATCACTGGCTGATCGATAGATGCAAATGCGGAAGCGAGGCTTTGATCGTCTGTTTGATTTGAATGCGAGGAGAAGTCGACGTCGAACGCGATTTGCTCTGCGCCAAGCCTATCAAGCTCGGCAACGGCTTTTGCGTAGTGGCTGCGAGGCCAGGGCCATTGATTGAGTTCCAACAGCGAACGCCCATCAATTTCGACAATCGCGATTTCACCGCTCGCTGGAGATATGCGCAAAGTATCGCGACCATCTCTGACGGAATTCTCGATCCCGTTCCCGATGCCGGAGACCAGCATCAAACACGCCGCCGCAGCCGCAATCACGAATGCCCACGCGCTGATCCGCGCATTCACATTTGGAAAGATTGATCGCGCAAT
Coding sequences within it:
- a CDS encoding EAL domain-containing protein; this translates as MRIARSIFPNVNARISAWAFVIAAAAACLMLVSGIGNGIENSVRDGRDTLRISPASGEIAIVEIDGRSLLELNQWPWPRSHYAKAVAELDRLGAEQIAFDVDFSSHSNQTDDQSLASAFASIDQPVILPTFRQVNQTADGEVYSEALPIPEFREHAFLASVNVFPSADGHITFYPNGVTTSDMPRPSLPNMLAKKAGAVGEFFRIDQAIDVETIPRVSFIDLLEGRVAREDVQGKRFVFGATAIELGDRYPTALFGVKPGVVIQAQAAETLLQDRSRGDLSTGLTLALVFTMIAAALIWASRSNKAWSKPTQLATACAIGLIGTALMLDQASMIYIPLSGSILFLGAFVFMHRTLNAAANLRAERMTDTASGIGNAAAMAGALKRHPTAHIAVARIADFVDVMTVLGTENIAQLDRQIVKRLELLAGDAKVYRIDSGIFGWLVTSGAITDPDNIFASARALFTSPIEVENERFRISANFGWTDTSIEGALHASADARKRDVVWSSNTETIHESAQFRQRLLGELDDALENGSISVVYQPKLRLNDNLISSAECLVRWDSPKLGRISPAEFIPLLETKHRIKELTVFVMGEAMSKLDAACANGFALNIAVNISAQLLSDDDFLDEAESKLKTINNQHDGSITLEITESAPLVDSVKARNAIERLRAAGARISIDDYGTGQATLNYLQDFPAHELKLDQSFIRGMVENRNDRIMVESTLELAHALNFDVVAEGVEDAATLAALRDLGCDYAQGWHIGKPMVWDDFLAMATDKPAMAAVA